The following nucleotide sequence is from Gemmatimonadaceae bacterium.
GGCGAGGGCGTACATGGTGGAGATGGAGGCCGTGTCGGTGATCATCCCGAACCAGCCGTCGCCCATGCCGAAGAGCTGACGCAGCCAATCGGTGACCACCTGTTCGAGTTCGGTCGCGACCGGTGACGTGCGCCAGAGCATGCCATTGAGGTTCAGCGCCGCCGCGATCATCTCGCCGAGGATGCCCGGCACGGACGCCGTGTTGGCGAAATAGGCGAGGAACCCCGGATGGTTCCAGTGCGTGGCGCCGGGCATGATGACGCGGTCGATGTCGGCGAGGATGTCGTCGAGCGATTCCGCGGCCGCCGGCGGTGCCTTGGGAAGCTGCGCGCGAATGGCGCCGGGCTTCACGCTCGACAGCACCTCGTACTCCCCGACGTCGCGCAGGTAGGTGGCGATCCAGTCGGCGAGCCGATGGGCGTGGAGAGAGTATTGCTCGGGTGACAGATCCATGTTCAGAAAGACAACAGAGAGACAACAGAAAAACAACAGAAAAACAACAGAGAGACAACAGAGGAGAAATACTCCATTGCGGGCCGGCCTGCACGGCGATAGCCAACCCGACGAGAAGGGAGTATGTCTGTTGTATCTCTGTTGTCTGTCTGTTGTCTCTCTGTCGTCTCTCTCGACTCATGACTACTCGCGAGCTCCTAAATCTCGGCGTCACTCAGGGCATCATCACCGCCGAGCAGCGCGCCGCCCTGCAGACCTTGCTGGGAGCGGTGGAATCGACTGAGCGTCCGCAGGAAGCCGAGCGCTCGTTCAACGGTATCGCCATCGCGTACGCGATTGGCGCCATCGTGGTGCTCTTCGCCTTCGGCTGGTTCATGGTGGACCGCTGGAAGGTGCTCGGCGACGGGGGAGTGCTGGCGCTGTCGCTCGGGTATGCGGCGATCTTCCTGGTCGTGGCGCACGTAATGAAGCGGGAAGGGTTCAGCTTCGCCCGCGGCGTGTCGATGCTGCTGGCGGTGGGGATGGCGCCGATCGCCATGTATGCGCTGCTGCGCTTCATCGGCGTGTGGACACCGGAACTCGACGCCCTCTGCGTCAAGGAACACCATCCGTTCGCCGTCTGTCAGGGCCAGCCGCTCGCCATCGAGCTGGCGGCGGTCGGCGCGGCGCTGGTGGCCATGCGGTTCCTCGCCTTCTCGCCGTTCATGATTCCGGTCGCGGTGGTGAGCATCACGCTTCCGGAACGGTTGCTGCGGGAATGGGCGCCGGGACCGGGCATTGATGGCGCGGCGATGGGGTGGCGGTGGGTGATCATCGCCAGCCTGCTGGCGGCCGTCGCGTACACGGTGGACCGCCGCCGGCGCGACGAGGATTACGGCGCCTGGCTCTGGCTTCCCGTGGCCGTGGCCACCTGGTTCGGCTGCCTGATGCTCTTCCAGTTCGACTATGGTCTGCGCTGGTATCTCGCGCCGGTGTCGTTGCTCGTCATCACGGCATCGGTCATCCTGCGACGGCGCGTGCTGCTCATTGTCGGGCTGTTCGGCGTCTTCGGCTTCCTCGGATGGCTCGCCTTCGATGTCTTCAAGGTGACGACGGCGTTCCCCATCGTGCTGGCCATGATTGGCGTCTCGATCATCATCCTGACCGTCTGGGTGCAGAAGCGCTTCCCTGACCTGATCCGGCGCATGGCCGGAGATCCTTCGCAGGTACCGCGTTTCCCCGGCGGGGTGGCGGCACTGCTGGCGCCGGCCCTGCTGGGATTGCTGCTCGTGCAGGATGCGGCGCGGATGGACCGGGAGGAGGCGGCCGACCGGCGGAGTCAGCGGCACGCCATGGCGTCGCGTGACCGTGCGCGTCGCGACTCGATCGGCGCCGCGCGCGGTTTGCGGCGCGCGCCGACCGCGGCTCCCGCGCCGGCCGGCCCACCCCAGCCCGCGCCGACGAAACCGGCGCCGGGAGCGCCGCCGGCGAAGTAGCCCGGAGCCGGCGCGCCCCTCGAAACCGGCGGCTCGCGCGGCGCGTACCATTGGGTGACCCCCAAACCGGTCCACGCCCGGGAGTTCTCGCATGCTGCTGCACGTCCTGCCGTTCGTCGTCGTTGCCGCCCTGCAGGTCCAGGTGAAAGCCGGCGTGCAAAAGCGCCCGGTGGGCGATAGCACCAAGGCGCGCGCCGCGGCCGATACCACGAAGAAGAACGAGCGCGACGTCAGCTTTGGCATCCAGATTGGCGGCAGCGGCTCGGACGACGACGACGAGGATCACGCCACGCCGCGGCGGATTGCGGTCACCGACGACATGCGCCGGACGGCCTTCAAGGATGCGACCGCGCGCGACCTGCTCCTGCGCGCCCGCGCCGCGCGCCTGAAGCAGGACTCGCTCCTGGTCAGCTACGAAGCGCGCACCTACCAGCGCTTTTCGGTGGGGATGGGACTCCGCGCCTTCGGGCGCGAACGCGTGCTGATGCGCCACGAGGACATCAGCAACGTGCGCTGGCACCGCGCCCGCGGCGCGTGGGTGGAGGTGAAGGGCTCGCGCACCGCCCTCCCGGTCGCGCCCAAGGACGAGGTGGACGAGAACGTCGACATGGGGAGCGATCCGCCGATCCCCTACTTCCCGGGGCGCGAACAGCTCTGGATCGGCAGCGGGATGGCCAAGACCGAGGTGGACGAACGCGAGCTGGTGCATCCGATCGCCGAGGGATCCGAGGCGTACTACACGTACCAGACGGGCGACTCGGTGATCATGACGCTCCCCGACAACAGCAAACTCACGTTGCGCGAGATCAAGGTGGAGGCCCGCGTTCCCAAGTGGAACCTGTCGGTCGGCTCCTTCTGGTTCGACCAGGGATCGGCGCATCTCGTGCGCGCCGTGTATCGGCTGAGCGTACCCATCGACGTCTGGTCAATGGACGAGGCCAAGGAGGACATGAAGGACGTCCCGTTCTGGGTGAAGCCGATGATCTCGCCGCTCAAGGTGGGTGTGGACGCCATCAGCATCGAGTACGGGCTGTACAACGGGCGCTTCTGGATGCCCAAGCTGCAGGTGCTGGAAGCCGGCGCGCAGGTGAGCCTGATGCGCGTGCCGGTGCAGGTGGAGCAGCGGTTTCGCTACGCGTCCGTCAACGGCCTCGATTCGCTGCCGGCCTTTCCGCGTCCGGCGGTGCGTTATGCCGCCGTCCGCGACTCGCTGCGCAAGGCGGGCGTGGATTCCGTCACCCGCGACTCGCTGCTGCGCGACTTCCGCAAGCAGCGCGACGCAAGGGCCCAGGCGCTGCGCAAGCAGGAATGCGCGACCGGAAGCACCTATACACGCATGCGCACGCAGTACAACGGTGCGCTCCAGATGGCCGTGCAGATGCCGTGTGACAGCCTGAAACTCGCATCATCGCCCGAGTTCGTGGGGTCGCTGATGGGGGCGGGCGAGTCCGTCTTCGGCACGAACGACATCGAAGACCTCAAGAAGGCGCTCAGCTTCGACCTGCAGGCGGCGTGGATGCCGCAGAAGCCGGTCATCGTCTGGGGGTTGAGCCAGACGCGCTACAATCGCGTGGAGGGCTTCAGCACCGGCGCCCTCGCGAGCATGACATTGGGGCGCGGCTACACCGCGATGGCCGGCCTGCGCGGCTCGTGGGCCGACCGCCAGCTGAACGGCGACCTCGGCATGGAACGCTCGAATGGACGCTCCACCTTGAGAGGCACCCTCTTCCGCCGGCTGGCCGTGGCCAGCGACTTCGGTTCACCGCTCTCGTTTGGCGCCGGGCTGGCATCGCTGCTGTACGCCGGCGATGAGGGGTTCTA
It contains:
- a CDS encoding ShlB/FhaC/HecB family hemolysin secretion/activation protein, which encodes MLLHVLPFVVVAALQVQVKAGVQKRPVGDSTKARAAADTTKKNERDVSFGIQIGGSGSDDDDEDHATPRRIAVTDDMRRTAFKDATARDLLLRARAARLKQDSLLVSYEARTYQRFSVGMGLRAFGRERVLMRHEDISNVRWHRARGAWVEVKGSRTALPVAPKDEVDENVDMGSDPPIPYFPGREQLWIGSGMAKTEVDERELVHPIAEGSEAYYTYQTGDSVIMTLPDNSKLTLREIKVEARVPKWNLSVGSFWFDQGSAHLVRAVYRLSVPIDVWSMDEAKEDMKDVPFWVKPMISPLKVGVDAISIEYGLYNGRFWMPKLQVLEAGAQVSLMRVPVQVEQRFRYASVNGLDSLPAFPRPAVRYAAVRDSLRKAGVDSVTRDSLLRDFRKQRDARAQALRKQECATGSTYTRMRTQYNGALQMAVQMPCDSLKLASSPEFVGSLMGAGESVFGTNDIEDLKKALSFDLQAAWMPQKPVIVWGLSQTRYNRVEGFSTGALASMTLGRGYTAMAGLRGSWADRQLNGDLGMERSNGRSTLRGTLFRRLAVASDFGSPLSFGAGLASLLYAGDEGFYYRAWGAELSGATPRFGRTEWRLFAEQQWNAPMTTRFTLFRGAQDDRVLPNVTAAKAVEFGGAARVQKGWGLDPRRLRVNVDGRAEAAAGDFDYTRGLLDLTVSHGTPFGTELAVTASAGSTGGTAPAQRNFQLGGLQTVRGIRPGTMSGSAFWMGRAELAMSRRVVKPVLFGDVGWAGDRKNFSSPGRPMSGVGVGASILDGMIRFDVARGLYPQKAVRVDLSVEARF